The Leptospira sp. WS39.C2 genome window below encodes:
- a CDS encoding helix-turn-helix domain-containing protein, which yields MSEFLGSWLQFGAWYHFVLGIGILVKEKGSKGFPFAMIAAFSGGTLIVYAYRLYIGYQFEFPILNHIYVPIIFLIPGSMQYTIEQFLSLEPISLGGLKRLYPTFIVIIILVILQLIAPSYLAQSMNQSFAGAAFSIPECISLIGCVYWIGSFVWMIYQYRNILYHNPNKEAKLGIHVLGMILKGNITFASLILFSTIFRWNLGIYFTAGIATLMAVIAFIGTEINHELFKDILPGLRQSYRTSRILNLDLAKLQKDLDYYLKVECVYRDEELSLASLSEKLGIKDYQLSEYINAYLGINFNRLVNECRISEVCRLLEVEPKTNLLSLAYQVGFNSKANFNLAFKSLKKVSPSEYAKSVRKG from the coding sequence ATGTCGGAATTTTTGGGTTCATGGCTCCAATTTGGAGCATGGTATCATTTTGTTTTAGGAATTGGGATCCTTGTAAAAGAGAAGGGATCTAAGGGTTTCCCGTTTGCAATGATAGCAGCTTTTTCTGGTGGGACTTTGATTGTGTATGCATATCGATTGTATATTGGATACCAATTCGAGTTTCCAATTTTAAATCATATTTATGTTCCAATCATATTTTTAATTCCTGGGAGTATGCAATATACGATTGAACAGTTTTTAAGTTTAGAGCCGATTTCTCTTGGTGGATTAAAACGATTGTATCCAACTTTTATTGTAATTATCATATTAGTAATCCTGCAATTGATTGCTCCTTCCTATTTAGCGCAGTCAATGAACCAAAGTTTTGCCGGTGCTGCTTTTTCGATTCCAGAATGTATTTCCTTGATTGGTTGTGTGTATTGGATCGGGAGTTTTGTATGGATGATCTACCAATATCGAAATATTTTATATCATAATCCAAATAAAGAAGCCAAACTTGGAATTCACGTTTTAGGTATGATTCTGAAAGGAAATATTACTTTTGCGAGTTTGATATTGTTTAGTACAATTTTCCGATGGAATCTAGGAATTTATTTCACAGCTGGCATTGCAACACTTATGGCAGTCATTGCTTTTATCGGAACAGAAATAAACCACGAGTTATTTAAAGATATTCTGCCTGGGCTCAGGCAATCCTACCGAACGTCTCGAATTCTTAACTTAGATTTGGCGAAACTCCAAAAGGATTTGGACTATTATTTAAAAGTAGAGTGTGTATATCGAGATGAAGAATTGAGTTTGGCTTCACTTTCAGAAAAATTAGGAATCAAAGATTACCAACTCAGCGAATACATCAATGCTTATCTTGGTATTAATTTTAATCGTTTGGTAAACGAATGCCGAATTTCCGAAGTTTGTCGATTATTAGAAGTAGAACCTAAAACCAATTTATTATCTCTTGCATACCAAGTTGGTTTTAACTCGAAAGCTAACTTCAACTTGGCATTTAAATCATTGAAAAAAGTTTCTCCCAGTGAATACGCAAAATCGGTACGAAAGGGATAG